In Pseudemcibacter aquimaris, the sequence ATTCTGCTTCCTGAAAAATATTTACCTGACGATCAATCGCTTTACGAAATCGGCAAAGAAATGGATGTGTTTGTCTATCTTGATTCAGAAGACAGACCCGTCGCAACCACAGAAGAACCTTATGCCGAGGTTGGCGAATGCGCATTTTTACAAGTCGTTGGCAAAACGACATTTGGATCATTTGTCGACTGGGGTTTATCAAAAGACTTACTTGTTCCTTTTAAAGAACAGCGCGTCCCCATGCATGAGGGCAGATCATATGTCGTCTATATCTATCTTGATAAATCGAACCGGATCGCAGCCACAACACAAATAAGCAGGCACCTTAAAGAAGAAAACGAAGGTGATTTTGAATTTCGCCAAGAGGTGGATTTACTGATCACTGGAAAAACCGACCTCGGTTATAAAGCAGTGATTAACGGCACCCATCTTGGTCTTATTCATCAAAACGAAGTTGTCCGCCCTATTAGGGCCGGTGATCAGTTTAAAGGATATATCGGTGAATTTCGGGATGACGGTCGCATCAATTTAACACTTCAAAAACTGGCCCATGAAATGCGTGAAGAGCTGTCAGATAAAATTCTGGCTTTCCTTCATGAAAATGGCGGCATCACGACCCTTACTGACAAAAGTCCGCCCGGTGAAATCAATGCCATTTTCCATGTCAGTAAATCCAATTATAAAAAAGCGCTCGGCAAATTGTTTAAAGAGGGCAAAATCACGTTCCATGAAAAAACGGTCAGGCTGAAACAGGATTAACGAACACGCATATGTTCGGGGATAACCTTCTTTTCAAGAAGTTCAAAAAGAAGTTCCGTGATTATTGCAAGACATGCGGCTGGCACCGCCCCTTGTAAAATTAGGTTCGTATCATTCAACGCTAGCCCGGTCACAATTGGCTCACCAAGCCCGCCCGCACCAATAAACGCCGCGAGTGTCGCCGTACCAATACAAATGATCGTCGCTGTTCTGATACCTGACAATATATTGGGTAAAGCAAGCGGGAAAATAACCCGACTTAATTGTTGAAAGCGCGTCATGCCAATGGCGCGTGATACATTAACCAGGACCGGGTCAATCGTCGTTAATGCGGTCACGGCACTTCTTAAAATTGGTAACAAGGAATATAAAAATAACGCAAGAATGGCCGGTAGTTCACCAATACCGAAAAGCGGGATCATAAGCGCCAGCAATGCAATAGACGGGATCGTTTGCATAAGTCCAGAAAAATAAATCACTGATCTTGATAATTTAACGGATCTAAAAATCAAAAAAGCCAATATAAGAGCAAATACACACCCAGCTGATAACGCGATCAACGTGATTTTGATGTGTGTTAATGTATTGGATAACAACCGGGTTGACCAACCCGCCTGCTGCCTTTGCTCACTAACGAGATTTTTTGAAATTAGAAATTCATTTGCAACATCCGCGAATGTTCTTTCATGAATAACTACTTGAGCATTCATTGCACGCATGCTCTCGTCATTTAAACTACTGGATAACTCAGCAAGCAGTTCTGCTGCCCTTAATGGAAAATCTGTCCTTGTGAGTGATGCCGCAAAATATTTCGGAAAAAATTCAAGATCATCTTTCAGTAAAATAAGCCCGTATCTTTCGATATCACCATCTGTTGAATAAGCATCCGTCATATCAATGGCATCTTCATCAATGGCCTTATAGGCAAGGCCATGCTGAATTCCTGTGGGTTCATAAGAAAGCCCGTATGCCGCCTTTAACGCCGGCCATCCATCATTGCGATTTAAAAATTCATGACTGAAATGCACATTTAAATCTGGATGATTTTGTAAATCAGAAATGCTCTTAATACCTTTTTCATCGCTTAATTCACGTTTAATCGCCATCGCATAGGTATTATTAAATCCAAACGTGAAATTTACATGCAAGTCTTTATCGTTCAAAATTTTATTAAGGTCATCAATTGAGATTGGATTATCTGAAAGCTCATCCTCGCTTAACAGTGCAGCTGTTATTGTACCGGTATATTCAGGGTATAAATCAATCTCACCAGATGTCAGTGCATTATAGGTAATAAGCGTCCCACCCATTCCAAACCGCCGGTCAACGATGTAACCATCACTTTCTAATAACTGCGACATTATTTCCGCGAGTAAATAGCTTTCGCCATCCATTTTGCTGCCCACAGTAATGGTTTCTTTATCCTGCGCGAACGTAAATGGCCCCACTAAAGTTAAGGCCAAGAACATTAATTTCACTGTGATTGATTTAAAGATTTTTCTTTCCCTGATACCTTTTTAATCAGTATCAGGGATATATGGTTTTAAGTCAAACCTAACGCGGCAATAAATGAATTCCTGCGAGCATACAGCGCACTGAACCACCCGCCAGTTCAATTGTCGGAATTTCAAGCGGCAGTATGGTTGTGCTTTCTTCGATTTTGGCTATTTGCTCGTCGGTTAGCGCATCAACGGCTCTTTTGGAAATGGCAAGAATGCGTCCTTCGCTACCCTGTAATTCCAGCGCATTGCCGGCAAAATTGGCAATTTGATCTTTGCTTAATGCAATGACTTCGCGACCGGAACTTTCAAATCTTGATACGATCTCGTCCCGTCTTGCTGGATCATCCATCATATCAAGCCCGACCATCACAAAATCGGTGGCGATACACATAAGTACATTTGTATGATAAACGGGTGTACCACTATCATCAAAAGCATCAAACGCCATTGGTTCATAATTAAAATGGGTACAAAATCTTTCTAATGTCACCGGATCAGCACGGTTTGATTTGGTCACATAAGCAACACGGTCCCTATGGTCCAACACCATTGCCCCTGTCCCTTCAAGAAAAAGACCGTCCGGCTCAAGGCCAGAATAATCAATCACATCTTGAACACGGTAATTGGTTTTAAGCATTTCAATAATGTCATACCGTCTTTCCAATCTGCGGTTTTCAGGGAACATTGGGTATATGGCCACATGACCGCCCGAATGGGTCGAAAACCAATTGTTCGGGAAAACGGAATCCGGTGTTTTCGTTCCTTCATCTTCAAAGATATGAACTCTTACGCCTTTTTCTTCTAATTTCTCAGCGACAATTGTTGCTTCTTGAAAAGCTTTTTTTGAAACTTCAGCTTCGGATAAATCCTCGCTTGTTTGTTGAAAGCTATTATCTTTTGCCGTTTGTGAATTGGGCACAAAGTGATGCGGCCGCACCATAATTACAGCCGCAGGTGCCTGAACACTGCGTTTTTCCATGGTTACTCTCCGTCATTGTTTTTTGCGGCCCTTTGCACCATACCAAACAGATCACGTGGATCATCAGGGTCAGCAAGCATATCCAAATTTTGGAAATGGCCTGTTCTTTGTAGCTGGTCATGCAAATATCTTAGGGCCGAGAAATCCTCAATCGCGAAACCAACACCATCAAAAAGGGTGATTTGTTTTTCAGATGTGCGTCCTTCAACTTCGCCAGTCATAACCTGCCATAATTCTTTTACCGGATAATCATCATCAAGCTGTTGAATTTCACCTTCTATGCGGGTTTGTGGGGTATATTCCACGAAAATATCAGAACGCAGTAGGATATCTTTATGAAGTTCCGTTTTACCAGGACAGTCACCACCGATGGCATTAATATGAACACCCGACCCAACCATGTTATCAGTAAGAATGGTTGCATATTGCTTATCGGCAGTACATGTGGTGATTACATCTGCGCCTTCAACGGCCATTTGTTCGCTATCACATGGAACCACTTTTAAGCCGCGACCTTCAAGGTTACGCATACATTTTTCAGTGGCCGCTGCATCAACATCATAAAGGCGTACTTCTTCGATGCCACAGATGGATTTAAACGCCAGCGCCTGAAATTCTGATTGCGCGCCGTTTCCGACCATCGCCATTGTTTTTGAACCCTTTGGCATTAAGTATTTTGCCGCAAGTGCCGATGTTGCCGCCGTACGAAGGGCCGTTAAAATTGTCATTTCCGTGAACATTAATGGATAACCTGTTTCCACATCAGAAAGCACACCAAACGCCGTTACCGTTTGAAGGCCGTCTTTTGTATTTTTCGGGTGACCATTCACATATTTAAAACCATAAATTTGACCATCACTCGTCGGCATTAATTCAATCACGCCTTCTTGTGAATGGGAGGCAACACGTGGTGTTTTATCAAATTCCGGCCAGCGGCGAAAATCTTCATCAAGATATTCTGTAATTCCGGCAAGCATTTCTTCAACGCCGATATCTAAAATAATCTTCATCATGTCATCAACACTGACGAATGGGACAAGGTTAAGTTCGTTTAATGATTTTTTATTCATAATATTGCTCACTTAAGTTCTTAAAAACAGATTTTACCAAAGCACAAAACTAGCAACAATGTCATTTTTTGATAAAAATTGATGCATAATTGTACATTTTGATATATAAAATTGTGAAAAATAACAATTTCAAACATGATTGCCGATATATTGAAAGAACCAACCAAATATATATATGACCAACTTGATCGTGACCTAATCTCTTTATTAAGGAACGATGGGCGCGCTCCTTTATCAAAGCTTGCTGATATACTGCGTGTATCCCGTGGCACCGTGCAAAACAGACTGGACAGGCTTGTAAATTCCGGTGCCATTCACGGGTTCACTGTGCGCGTCCGTGAAGATTATGATCAGGATACCATACGCGCCCTAATGATGATCGAAGTGGTCGGCAAAACAACATCACAAGTGATTAAAAAGCTACGCGGAATGCCGGAACTTCACGCATTACACACAACAAATGGTTCATGGGATTTGGTTGCTGAAATTCAAACATCCAGCCTATCAGAATTTGACCGCGTGTTAAGGGATGTCAGAATGATTGACGGCGTCCTTAACAGTGAAACAAGTTTGCTGCTCATCAGCATTTAATCTGCATGTGATTTCAGTAAATTTCGTACATAGTCATTTGCTGGGTTCTGAATAATATCTGCGGTTTTCCCCTGCTGAATGATTTCACCTTTTTCAATTATGACAATATTATCGGCAAGCTTCACGGCCTCACTCATATCATGGCTGACAAGCATAATCGCACGCGGTTCCGCTTGCTGCATTTTTAAAAATTCATCGTGAATATGTTCTTTGGTGATGGGGTCTAATGCGGAAAATGGTTCATCGAGTAACAGTAATGCTGGATCAAGCATCAAAGCACGACAAAGACTTACACGCTGCTGCTGCCCA encodes:
- a CDS encoding S1 RNA-binding domain-containing protein — protein: MISIGSRNTLTVTSHTDFGIYLGDETENILLPEKYLPDDQSLYEIGKEMDVFVYLDSEDRPVATTEEPYAEVGECAFLQVVGKTTFGSFVDWGLSKDLLVPFKEQRVPMHEGRSYVVYIYLDKSNRIAATTQISRHLKEENEGDFEFRQEVDLLITGKTDLGYKAVINGTHLGLIHQNEVVRPIRAGDQFKGYIGEFRDDGRINLTLQKLAHEMREELSDKILAFLHENGGITTLTDKSPPGEINAIFHVSKSNYKKALGKLFKEGKITFHEKTVRLKQD
- a CDS encoding glycine betaine ABC transporter substrate-binding protein, which translates into the protein MALTLVGPFTFAQDKETITVGSKMDGESYLLAEIMSQLLESDGYIVDRRFGMGGTLITYNALTSGEIDLYPEYTGTITAALLSEDELSDNPISIDDLNKILNDKDLHVNFTFGFNNTYAMAIKRELSDEKGIKSISDLQNHPDLNVHFSHEFLNRNDGWPALKAAYGLSYEPTGIQHGLAYKAIDEDAIDMTDAYSTDGDIERYGLILLKDDLEFFPKYFAASLTRTDFPLRAAELLAELSSSLNDESMRAMNAQVVIHERTFADVANEFLISKNLVSEQRQQAGWSTRLLSNTLTHIKITLIALSAGCVFALILAFLIFRSVKLSRSVIYFSGLMQTIPSIALLALMIPLFGIGELPAILALFLYSLLPILRSAVTALTTIDPVLVNVSRAIGMTRFQQLSRVIFPLALPNILSGIRTATIICIGTATLAAFIGAGGLGEPIVTGLALNDTNLILQGAVPAACLAIITELLFELLEKKVIPEHMRVR
- the ctlX gene encoding citrulline utilization hydrolase CtlX is translated as MEKRSVQAPAAVIMVRPHHFVPNSQTAKDNSFQQTSEDLSEAEVSKKAFQEATIVAEKLEEKGVRVHIFEDEGTKTPDSVFPNNWFSTHSGGHVAIYPMFPENRRLERRYDIIEMLKTNYRVQDVIDYSGLEPDGLFLEGTGAMVLDHRDRVAYVTKSNRADPVTLERFCTHFNYEPMAFDAFDDSGTPVYHTNVLMCIATDFVMVGLDMMDDPARRDEIVSRFESSGREVIALSKDQIANFAGNALELQGSEGRILAISKRAVDALTDEQIAKIEESTTILPLEIPTIELAGGSVRCMLAGIHLLPR
- a CDS encoding ornithine cyclodeaminase; protein product: MNKKSLNELNLVPFVSVDDMMKIILDIGVEEMLAGITEYLDEDFRRWPEFDKTPRVASHSQEGVIELMPTSDGQIYGFKYVNGHPKNTKDGLQTVTAFGVLSDVETGYPLMFTEMTILTALRTAATSALAAKYLMPKGSKTMAMVGNGAQSEFQALAFKSICGIEEVRLYDVDAAATEKCMRNLEGRGLKVVPCDSEQMAVEGADVITTCTADKQYATILTDNMVGSGVHINAIGGDCPGKTELHKDILLRSDIFVEYTPQTRIEGEIQQLDDDYPVKELWQVMTGEVEGRTSEKQITLFDGVGFAIEDFSALRYLHDQLQRTGHFQNLDMLADPDDPRDLFGMVQRAAKNNDGE
- a CDS encoding Lrp/AsnC family transcriptional regulator; this translates as MIADILKEPTKYIYDQLDRDLISLLRNDGRAPLSKLADILRVSRGTVQNRLDRLVNSGAIHGFTVRVREDYDQDTIRALMMIEVVGKTTSQVIKKLRGMPELHALHTTNGSWDLVAEIQTSSLSEFDRVLRDVRMIDGVLNSETSLLLISI